The Campylobacter sp. RM10537 genome has a segment encoding these proteins:
- a CDS encoding HrcA family transcriptional regulator → MKNHDKKDLILDSIIETYLLDNVPIGSSELNLNLCIPASTIRVYLKRLSDEGLITQLHISSGRIPTVLTMQNYWQNYWKEKQNENLIKITNEVFLKELSKEFEIYCLVYGGRNLILKEIFNLNAKFIILDFEDEELVLKYTKEAWEFLKTLIGFDLFSIENIALRVSFMELVDKITCLRQNLIYYRSNEERAYQIYQNDEFVKLLDCGVHHYFKDSLEFEPLFKEGFMGLKVDGQFLGEDVNIILAGSVYTDYKKILKQIKEAA, encoded by the coding sequence ATGAAAAATCACGATAAAAAAGATTTGATTTTAGATTCTATTATCGAAACTTATTTATTAGATAATGTTCCTATAGGTTCTAGCGAACTTAATTTAAATTTATGCATTCCAGCATCAACTATACGCGTTTATTTGAAAAGATTGAGCGATGAAGGATTGATCACTCAACTTCATATAAGTAGCGGTAGAATTCCAACTGTTTTAACAATGCAAAATTATTGGCAAAATTATTGGAAAGAAAAACAAAATGAAAATCTTATTAAGATTACTAATGAGGTTTTTTTAAAAGAATTAAGCAAAGAATTTGAAATTTATTGCTTGGTCTATGGAGGTAGAAATTTAATCTTAAAAGAAATTTTTAATCTCAATGCTAAATTTATAATTTTGGATTTTGAAGATGAAGAACTTGTATTAAAATACACCAAAGAAGCTTGGGAATTTTTAAAAACCTTAATCGGTTTTGATCTTTTTAGCATAGAAAATATAGCTTTAAGAGTTTCTTTTATGGAGCTTGTAGATAAAATAACTTGTTTAAGACAAAATTTGATTTATTATAGAAGCAATGAGGAAAGAGCTTATCAAATTTATCAAAACGATGAATTTGTTAAGCTCTTAGATTGCGGTGTGCACCATTATTTCAAAGATAGCTTAGAATTTGAACCTTTGTTTAAAGAAGGATTTATGGGGCTTAAAGTAGATGGGCAATTTTTGGGCGAAGATGTAAATATTATCTTAGCAGGTAGTGTTTATACTGATTATAAAAAAATATTAAAACAAATAAAGGAGGCAGCGTGA
- a CDS encoding AAA family ATPase translates to MKNKKIILISFLILCVLFGILYIKNEPKYIDESLYQSLLSQNLIQKAIINSEEVLLKTKEGNYAVIKDGIDLKTLLTKVPVEIKKDNTLWIISIFIILIILFFLIFSFLKKKEIAKYPISTNKASNLSQNTQLESSNIKPVISNITFKDVAGVDEVKMELSELVDFLQNSKKYKEFGVKMPKGVLMVGPPGVGKTLIAKAVAGEAGVPFFYQSGSSFVEIYVGMGAKRVRELFSKAKMMAPSIIFIDEIDAVGKARGEMSNVERDSTLNQLLTQMDGFEDNNGVIVIAATNKIELMDPALLRSGRFDRRIFLSLPDFRDRLRILKIYMKDKNNNVDLNKIAKASVGFSGAGLETLVNEAAINALRRNSTLVEENDFYAVLNKVLIGKKKILTFNDEEKKIQATYQAAKALSAYYFDIGFEKFTLIEDRFKEYEKNIRSKSELINRIKVYLAGSRAMNLIYNESYTNSQNDFLKIKELLEYMVNFDMIEQANLDEYKKEVDEFLSPMKEKILKLSELLLDQEKIEYKDIKLFMQI, encoded by the coding sequence ATGAAAAATAAAAAAATCATACTAATATCTTTTTTGATTTTATGTGTTCTTTTTGGAATTTTATATATTAAAAATGAACCAAAATATATTGATGAAAGTCTTTACCAAAGTCTTTTAAGTCAAAATTTAATCCAAAAAGCTATTATAAATAGTGAAGAAGTTTTGTTAAAAACCAAAGAAGGAAATTATGCAGTTATTAAAGATGGAATAGATCTAAAAACCCTTTTAACTAAAGTTCCAGTTGAGATAAAAAAAGATAATACTTTATGGATAATAAGTATTTTTATTATTTTAATTATTTTATTTTTTCTAATCTTTTCTTTTTTGAAAAAAAAAGAAATTGCCAAATATCCAATTTCTACAAATAAAGCATCCAATTTAAGTCAAAATACTCAATTAGAGAGTTCTAATATCAAGCCCGTAATTTCAAATATAACCTTTAAAGATGTTGCAGGCGTTGATGAAGTAAAAATGGAATTAAGCGAATTGGTAGATTTTTTGCAAAATTCTAAAAAATATAAAGAATTTGGCGTAAAAATGCCTAAAGGAGTTTTGATGGTTGGACCCCCAGGAGTAGGAAAAACTCTCATAGCTAAAGCTGTTGCAGGAGAAGCTGGGGTTCCGTTTTTTTATCAAAGTGGCTCTAGTTTTGTAGAAATTTATGTTGGGATGGGTGCTAAAAGAGTTAGAGAGCTTTTTTCTAAAGCTAAGATGATGGCGCCAAGTATTATTTTTATTGATGAAATTGATGCAGTAGGAAAAGCAAGAGGCGAAATGTCAAATGTTGAAAGAGATAGCACTTTAAATCAGCTTTTAACTCAAATGGATGGTTTTGAAGACAATAATGGCGTTATCGTTATAGCAGCTACAAATAAAATAGAGCTTATGGATCCAGCTTTATTGCGTTCAGGACGTTTTGATAGAAGAATTTTTTTATCTTTGCCTGATTTTAGAGATAGACTTAGAATTTTAAAAATTTATATGAAAGATAAAAATAACAATGTTGATTTAAATAAAATTGCTAAAGCAAGCGTTGGTTTTAGCGGAGCAGGGCTTGAAACTTTAGTTAATGAAGCGGCAATTAATGCCTTACGAAGAAATAGCACTTTGGTTGAAGAAAATGATTTTTATGCTGTGCTTAATAAAGTGCTTATAGGTAAAAAGAAAATTTTAACTTTTAATGACGAAGAAAAGAAAATTCAAGCTACTTATCAAGCCGCTAAAGCTTTAAGTGCGTATTATTTTGATATAGGATTTGAAAAATTTACTCTTATTGAAGATCGCTTTAAAGAATATGAAAAAAATATTAGATCAAAATCTGAACTTATTAATCGTATCAAGGTTTATTTAGCTGGTTCTAGAGCTATGAATTTAATCTACAATGAAAGCTACACAAACTCACAAAATGACTTTTTAAAAATCAAAGAATTACTAGAATATATGGTTAATTTTGATATGATAGAACAGGCTAATTTGGATGAATATAAAAAAGAAGTGGATGAATTCTTAAGTCCTATGAAAGAAAAAATTTTAAAACTATCAGAACTTTTACTTGATCAAGAAAAAATAGAATACAAAGATATCAAACTTTTTATGCAAATTTAA
- the grpE gene encoding nucleotide exchange factor GrpE: protein MSEQKQEVENENSQECENLQEENTCNEENEQDKLQKEFDELKDRYMRANAEFENIKKRMEKEKVTAMLYANEGFAKDLLDVLDALEAALNVEAKDEISLKIKEGVQNTLDLFVKKLEKNGIKTIEELKDFDPNLHEAMFHVDSADHESGSIVQVLQKGYKINDRVIRPTKVSVAK from the coding sequence GTGAGCGAACAAAAGCAAGAAGTCGAAAATGAAAATTCACAAGAATGCGAAAATTTGCAAGAAGAAAATACATGCAATGAAGAAAATGAACAAGATAAATTGCAAAAAGAATTCGATGAATTAAAAGATAGATATATGCGTGCAAACGCTGAATTTGAAAATATCAAAAAAAGAATGGAAAAAGAAAAAGTTACCGCAATGCTTTATGCTAATGAAGGCTTTGCGAAAGATTTGCTTGATGTTTTAGATGCTTTAGAGGCGGCTTTAAATGTTGAAGCAAAAGATGAAATTAGTTTAAAAATCAAAGAAGGAGTGCAAAATACTTTAGATTTGTTTGTTAAAAAACTTGAAAAAAATGGTATTAAAACCATAGAAGAATTAAAAGACTTTGATCCAAATTTACACGAAGCAATGTTTCATGTAGATAGTGCGGATCATGAAAGCGGAAGTATCGTGCAAGTTTTACAAAAAGGATATAAAATTAACGATCGCGTGATACGCCCAACAAAAGTAAGTGTAGCAAAATAA
- a CDS encoding mechanosensitive ion channel domain-containing protein — MKKIIILALFFITAFADTNRTISKSIQEKIDTLNTIINASIWNIRYENFMKYQNINDEILVLNLDLKKTTDILTQEEIKRKINNLKEQLNLLKEYKDLNFAQILSAPNHVEVLPKLTNPLAIIGAFSHIKKIRGEKEEYLSKFNEFKNLVDRIKEKNLELKELVDFDPDPKNIQALKQSDQKLKEFKQILNFISTSYSVYEKKIDEEISRVSSEIKLQTLKAINILIFIVFVIAVSFLLKYIAKKYIKDNERYYTATKIINFININIILLIVLFAYIENISYLVTILGFASAGLAIAMKDMFMSMLGWCVIVFGGSFRVGDRIKVFQNDTTYVGDIIDISFLRITLYEELTLETYMKNRRSGRIIFIPNNYVFTNLLANYTHHGMKTILDGIDINISFDSNIEKAQEIVEKIVTHHSKKYTELARKNMHRLQDEYSIKNPKVDPRFFVFFEHWGMRISAWYMTSSYAALVLRSTISKEIIKEFKKHRDIKIAYPAQNLYLDKMDLNHKIKNFPIKE, encoded by the coding sequence ATGAAAAAAATTATTATTTTGGCTTTATTTTTTATCACAGCCTTTGCGGATACTAATCGCACTATTTCTAAGAGCATCCAAGAAAAAATTGATACTTTAAATACGATTATTAATGCAAGTATTTGGAATATAAGATATGAAAATTTTATGAAATATCAAAATATTAACGATGAAATTCTTGTCTTAAATTTGGATCTTAAAAAAACTACAGATATTCTTACACAAGAAGAGATAAAACGCAAAATCAATAATCTAAAAGAACAGCTTAATTTGTTAAAAGAATATAAAGATTTAAATTTTGCTCAAATTCTTAGTGCTCCAAATCATGTTGAAGTTTTACCAAAGCTTACCAATCCTTTAGCTATAATTGGAGCTTTTTCTCATATTAAAAAAATAAGAGGAGAAAAAGAAGAATATCTATCTAAGTTCAATGAATTTAAAAATTTAGTTGATAGGATTAAAGAAAAGAATTTAGAACTTAAAGAATTGGTTGATTTTGATCCAGATCCTAAAAATATACAAGCTTTAAAACAATCTGATCAAAAATTAAAAGAATTTAAACAAATTTTAAATTTTATCAGTACTTCTTATTCTGTATATGAAAAAAAAATTGATGAAGAAATTTCAAGAGTTAGTTCTGAAATTAAACTTCAAACATTAAAAGCAATTAATATTCTTATTTTTATTGTTTTTGTTATTGCTGTTTCGTTTTTGCTTAAATATATTGCTAAAAAATACATCAAAGATAATGAAAGATATTATACAGCAACCAAAATTATTAATTTTATTAATATCAATATTATTTTGCTTATTGTACTTTTTGCTTACATAGAAAATATAAGCTATCTCGTAACGATATTAGGTTTTGCTTCTGCAGGTTTGGCAATTGCTATGAAAGATATGTTTATGTCTATGCTTGGATGGTGTGTAATCGTTTTTGGAGGTAGTTTTAGAGTAGGAGATCGTATTAAAGTTTTTCAAAATGATACTACTTACGTGGGTGATATCATAGATATTTCTTTTTTAAGAATCACTCTTTATGAAGAACTTACATTAGAAACTTACATGAAAAATCGTCGCAGTGGTCGTATTATCTTTATACCAAATAATTACGTTTTTACAAATTTATTGGCTAATTATACTCATCATGGCATGAAAACTATTCTTGATGGTATTGATATTAATATCAGTTTTGATAGCAATATCGAAAAAGCACAAGAAATAGTGGAAAAAATCGTAACTCATCACTCAAAAAAATACACAGAACTTGCAAGAAAAAACATGCATCGTTTGCAAGATGAATATAGTATTAAAAATCCTAAGGTAGATCCTAGGTTTTTTGTATTTTTTGAACATTGGGGGATGAGAATTTCTGCTTGGTATATGACGAGTTCTTATGCAGCCTTAGTGCTTAGAAGTACAATTAGTAAAGAAATTATTAAAGAATTTAAAAAACATAGAGATATAAAAATCGCTTATCCAGCACAAAATTTGTATTTAGATAAAATGGATTTAAATCATAAAATTAAAAATTTTCCCATAAAGGAATAA
- the dnaK gene encoding molecular chaperone DnaK, with the protein MSKVIGIDLGTTNSCVSVYERGENKVIPNKEGKNTTPSVVAFTDKGEILVGDSAKRQAVTNPEKTIYSIKRIMGLMINEEAAKEAKSRLPYHITERNGACAIEIAGKIYTPQEISAKVLMKLKEDAEAFLGETVVDAVITVPAYFNDAQRKATKEAGTIAGLNVLRIINEPTAAALAYGLDKKDSEKIVVYDLGGGTFDVTVLETGDNVVEVLSTGGNAFLGGDDFDNKLIDFLASEFKNETGIDLKNDVMALQRLKEAAENAKKELSSANETNINLPFITADASGPKHLTKTITRAKFESMIESLVAETIAKINEVVDDAGLKKDEIKEIVMVGGSTRVPLVQEEVKKAFGKDLNKSVNPDEVVAIGAAIQGAVIKGDVKDVLLLDVTPLSLGIETLGGVMTKIIEKGTTIPTKKEQVFSTAEDNQSAVTINVLQGEREFSRDNKSLGNFNLEGIPPAPRGMPQIEVTFDIDANGILTVSAKDKATGKAQEIKITGSSGLSEEEIEKMVKDAELHKEEDKKRKEAVDARNAADSLAHQVEKSLNELGEKVPEDEKANIQKALDDLRETLKNENSSKEEIESKMKALSEVSHKLAENMYKKDDAQANDKKKKDDDVIDAEVE; encoded by the coding sequence ATGAGTAAAGTTATAGGTATAGATTTAGGAACAACTAATTCTTGTGTTTCTGTTTATGAACGCGGAGAAAATAAAGTAATTCCAAATAAAGAAGGTAAAAACACAACTCCTTCAGTAGTGGCTTTTACTGACAAGGGTGAAATTTTAGTTGGAGATAGTGCAAAGCGTCAAGCTGTAACCAATCCTGAAAAAACTATATATTCTATTAAAAGAATTATGGGTTTGATGATCAACGAAGAAGCAGCTAAAGAAGCTAAAAGCAGACTTCCTTATCATATTACTGAAAGAAATGGAGCTTGTGCAATTGAAATTGCAGGAAAAATTTATACTCCACAAGAAATTTCAGCAAAGGTTTTGATGAAGTTAAAAGAAGATGCTGAAGCTTTCTTGGGCGAAACTGTAGTGGATGCAGTTATCACTGTTCCTGCTTATTTTAATGATGCGCAAAGAAAGGCAACTAAAGAAGCTGGAACCATCGCAGGGCTTAACGTTTTAAGGATTATCAATGAACCAACAGCCGCAGCTTTAGCATATGGACTTGATAAAAAAGATAGCGAAAAAATCGTTGTTTATGATTTGGGTGGTGGTACATTTGATGTTACCGTACTTGAAACAGGCGATAATGTAGTCGAAGTTTTATCAACTGGTGGTAATGCTTTCTTAGGTGGAGATGATTTTGATAATAAATTAATCGATTTTCTTGCAAGTGAATTTAAAAATGAAACAGGAATCGATCTTAAAAATGATGTAATGGCTTTACAACGTTTAAAAGAAGCAGCTGAAAATGCTAAAAAAGAACTTAGCTCAGCTAATGAAACTAACATTAACTTACCATTTATTACAGCTGATGCAAGTGGTCCAAAACACTTAACAAAAACTATCACTAGAGCCAAATTTGAAAGCATGATAGAAAGTTTAGTAGCTGAAACTATTGCTAAAATTAATGAAGTAGTTGATGATGCGGGACTTAAAAAAGATGAAATTAAAGAAATCGTTATGGTAGGGGGATCTACTCGCGTTCCTTTAGTCCAAGAAGAAGTTAAAAAAGCTTTTGGAAAAGATCTTAACAAATCTGTAAATCCTGATGAAGTTGTGGCTATTGGTGCAGCTATCCAAGGTGCAGTTATAAAAGGTGATGTTAAAGACGTGCTTTTACTTGATGTAACTCCACTTTCTTTAGGTATTGAAACTTTAGGTGGTGTGATGACTAAGATCATAGAAAAAGGCACAACCATCCCAACCAAAAAAGAGCAAGTTTTCTCAACTGCAGAAGATAATCAAAGTGCCGTAACTATCAATGTTTTACAAGGTGAAAGAGAATTCAGCCGTGACAATAAATCTTTAGGAAATTTCAATCTTGAAGGAATTCCGCCAGCACCACGCGGTATGCCACAAATTGAAGTAACTTTTGATATCGATGCAAATGGTATTTTAACCGTTTCTGCTAAAGATAAAGCAACAGGTAAAGCACAAGAGATTAAAATCACAGGTTCAAGCGGTCTAAGTGAAGAAGAAATCGAAAAAATGGTAAAAGATGCAGAACTTCACAAAGAAGAAGATAAAAAACGTAAAGAAGCTGTAGATGCAAGAAATGCAGCAGATAGCTTAGCGCATCAAGTTGAAAAATCTTTAAATGAGCTTGGAGAAAAAGTTCCAGAAGATGAAAAAGCAAATATACAAAAAGCTTTAGATGATCTAAGAGAGACTTTAAAAAATGAAAATTCAAGCAAAGAAGAAATCGAAAGCAAAATGAAAGCTTTAAGCGAAGTTTCTCACAAATTAGCTGAAAATATGTATAAAAAAGATGATGCACAAGCTAACGATAAAAAGAAAAAAGACGATGATGTTATCGATGCTGAAGTAGAATAA
- the mtaB gene encoding tRNA (N(6)-L-threonylcarbamoyladenosine(37)-C(2))-methylthiotransferase MtaB yields MKEKVFFKTFGCRTNIYDTELLKRYVKDFEITNDEKEAQIVVVNSCTVTNGADSGIKSYINTMKKQGIKVILTGCGAVSKGKELLEQKQIFGVLGASNKDKINEFLSAKTSFYELGNLNFIDKDIVCEYENHTKAFVKIQEGCDFACSYCIIPSVRGKSRSVEEKDLLKQVEILAQNGYSEIVLTGTNIGSYGIKNGTTLGKLLQKMGKISGIKRIRLGSLEPAQIDESFLEILNEAWIEKHLHIALQHTSEKMLRIMRRRSHTDNDLKLFDHIASKGFALGTDFIVGHPGESEYIWSEALNHFKNFPLTHIHAFIFSPRNNTHSATMKEDLVSGDVAKERLNLLKDIVEKNNYEFRKKNKAPLEILVETQKDGLFEGYDQFFNKIKIKSDRDIAKEWLLIDRYEIQEKYNFSNLQG; encoded by the coding sequence TTGAAAGAAAAAGTTTTTTTTAAAACCTTTGGCTGTAGAACAAATATTTATGATACAGAGCTTTTGAAACGCTATGTGAAAGATTTTGAAATTACCAATGATGAAAAAGAAGCACAAATTGTAGTTGTAAATTCCTGTACGGTTACAAATGGAGCTGATAGCGGAATAAAATCATATATTAATACCATGAAAAAACAGGGGATTAAAGTTATACTTACAGGATGCGGGGCTGTAAGTAAAGGAAAAGAGCTTTTAGAACAAAAGCAAATTTTTGGCGTACTAGGAGCGTCAAATAAAGATAAAATCAATGAATTTTTAAGTGCAAAAACAAGTTTTTATGAGCTCGGAAATTTAAATTTTATAGATAAAGATATAGTTTGTGAGTATGAAAATCACACTAAAGCTTTTGTTAAAATTCAAGAAGGATGCGATTTTGCATGTTCATATTGTATTATTCCTAGTGTAAGAGGTAAATCAAGAAGCGTAGAAGAAAAAGATCTTTTAAAACAAGTAGAAATTCTTGCACAAAATGGTTATTCTGAGATCGTTTTAACAGGGACTAATATAGGATCTTATGGTATAAAAAATGGTACAACCTTAGGAAAACTTTTACAAAAAATGGGAAAAATTTCAGGTATAAAGCGTATAAGACTTGGTAGCTTAGAGCCTGCACAAATTGATGAAAGTTTTTTAGAAATTTTAAATGAAGCTTGGATTGAAAAACATTTGCATATTGCTTTACAACATACCAGTGAAAAAATGCTACGTATTATGAGAAGGCGTTCGCATACTGATAATGATTTAAAACTTTTTGACCATATAGCAAGTAAGGGTTTTGCTTTAGGGACTGATTTTATCGTAGGGCATCCTGGGGAAAGCGAATATATATGGAGTGAAGCTTTAAATCATTTTAAAAATTTTCCACTCACTCATATACACGCTTTTATTTTTAGTCCTAGAAATAATACTCACTCAGCTACCATGAAAGAAGATCTTGTGAGTGGGGATGTGGCCAAAGAAAGATTAAATCTTTTAAAAGATATTGTAGAAAAAAATAATTATGAATTTAGAAAGAAAAATAAAGCTCCACTTGAAATTTTAGTCGAAACTCAAAAAGATGGTCTTTTTGAGGGCTATGACCAATTTTTTAATAAAATAAAAATAAAAAGCGATCGTGATATAGCTAAAGAATGGTTATTAATAGACCGATATGAAATACAAGAAAAATATAATTTTTCAAATTTACAAGGCTAA